The following are encoded together in the Perca fluviatilis chromosome 23, GENO_Pfluv_1.0, whole genome shotgun sequence genome:
- the LOC120553378 gene encoding solute carrier organic anion transporter family member 1C1-like — translation MSVESKKTRAGCCSNFKLFLASMAFVFFSKAFGGAYMKSSITQIERRFDIPSSLIGVIDGSFEMGNLLVVAFVSYFGAKLHRPRLIGIGCVIMAAGSFLIALPHFFQGLYKYETSVSHSTDINSTASILPCLSNHSLAVADETPDLEARTACEKAAGSSMWIYVFLGNMLRGIGETPIMPLGVSYLDDFAKEENTPFYLACIHTVGILGPMFGFMLGSLLAKIYVDIGFVDLDSVTINHKDSRWVGAWWLGFIVTGTIILLSSIPFWFLPKSLPKEGQEQSQSKSTELTTVAEQENFLPDENQDHEEKNKPVTFQELAKDFIPSLRRLFKNNVFTLMILTHLVAVNGFIGMITFKPKFMEQIYGQSASKAIFIIGIMNLPAVALGIITGGFVLKRFKLGVIGAARVSIAASFGASCLLFIQIFLHCDTAEVAGLTVSYQGVTQVSYNQQTLLSQCNMGCSCSMKHWDPVCANNGVTYASPCLAGCQTSTGTGRGMMFHNCTCAGEMMTPGMNMSAVLGQCPRRSNCDFMFKIYMTFSVVGSFISACGGTPGYIVLLRSIQPDLKSLALGMQTLIVRTLGGIPPPIYFGALIDQTCLKWGTKNCGGRGACRLYDANKFRMTFLGLITGLYFLSNMLWGGVYRTVVKRQKKLTLRNQAKENGLEGNAVENGHANISIGKNKEDADNESTI, via the exons ATGAGTGTAGAGTCCAAAAAAACACGTGCAGGTTGCTGCTCCAACTTCAAG CTCTTCCTGGCCTCCATGGCATTTGTATTCTTTTCCAAAGCCTTTGGTGGAGCCTATATGAAGAGCTCCATCACCCAGATTGAGAGGCGCTTTGATATCCCCAGCTCCCTCATAGGGGTTATAGATGGCAGCTTCGAAATGG GTAACCTGTTGGTAGTAGCCTTTGTGAGCTACTTTGGTGCTAAGCTCCATCGTCCCAGGCTGATTGGAATTGGCTGTGTGATCATGGCTGCTGGATCTTTCCTCATAGCCCTGCCTCACTTCTTCCAGGGACT gtatAAATATGAGACCAGTGTGTCTCACAGTACAGATATCAACAGCACTGCGAGCATCCTGCCCTGTCTGTCAAACCACAGCCTGGCTGTTGCAGATGAGACACCTGATTTAGAGGCCAGAACAG CTTGTGAAAAGGCAGCTGGCTCGTCCATGTGGATCTACGTATTCCTGGGAAACATGTTGCGTGGAATTGGAGAGACTCCCATCATGCCTCTGGGTGTGTCCTACCTGGATGACTTTGCCAAGGAAGAGAACACTCCTTTCTATTTGG CCTGCATCCATACAGTGGGAATCTTAGGACCTATGTTTGGGTTCATGCTCGGGTCCCTTCTTGCCAAGATCTACGTAGACATTGGATTTGTAGATTTAG ACAGTGTCACCATTAACCATAAGGACTCCCGCTGGGTGGGGGCCTGGTGGCTTGGCTTCATCGTGACTGGCACCATCATCCTTCTGTCCAGTATCCCATTCTGGTTCCTGCCCAAGTCTTTGCCCAAGGAGGGGCAAGAGCAGAGCCAGAGTAAAAGCACAGAGCTCACCACAGTGGCAGAGCAGGAGAATTTCCTGCCAGACGAAAACCAGGATCATGAGGAGAAGAATAAGCCAGTTACATTCCAGGAGCTGGCTAAAG ATTTCATTCCATCTCTGAGGAGACTCTTCAAGAACAACGTCTTCACGCTGATGATCCTTACACACCTTGTGGCTGTCAACGGCTTCATTGGCATGATCACCTTCAAGCCTAAATTCATGGAGCAAATCTACGGCCAATCAGCCTCCAAGGCCATTTTCATTATAG GTATAATGAACCTGCCAGCAGTAGCTTTGGGCATCATCACCGGAGGTTTTGTACTGAAGCGTTTCAAACTGGGTGTCATCGGAGCAGCCAGGGTGTCAATTGCTGCCTCCTTTGGGGCCTCATGTCTGCTTTTCATTCAGATCTTCCTCCACTGTGACACGGCAGAGGTGGCAGGTCTGACCGTTTCATATCAGGG GGTTACTCAAGTGTCCTACAACCAACAGACCTTGCTGTCACAGTGCAACATGGGCTGCTCCTGCTCAATGAAGCATTGGGACCCAGTATGCGCCAACAATGGAGTAACGTATGCCTCACCCTGCCTGGCTGGCTGCCAGACCTCCACCGGCACTGGCAGGGGAATG ATGTTTCATAACTGCACCTGTGCTGGGGAGATGATGACACCAGGCATGAACATGTCCGCAGTGCTGGGCCAGTGCCCAAGAAGAAGCAACTGCGATTTCATGTTCAAAATCTACATGACTTTTTCTGTAGTGGGGTCCTTTATTTCTGCCTGTGGGGGCACGCCGGGATACATCGTACTGCTCAG GTCCATACAGCCAGACCTGAAGTCGCTGGCTTTGGGTATGCAGACACTGATAGTAAGAACCCTGG GTGGAATACCTCCTCCTATATATTTTGGAGCACTGATTGACCAAACCTGTTTAAAGTGGGGTACCAAGAATTGTGGAGGACGTGGAGCATGTAGACTCTATGATGCTAATAAATTTAG AATGACATTCTTGGGGTTGATTACTGGACTCTACTTCCTCTCTAACATGCTCTGGGGAGGTGTCTACCGCACAGTTGTCAAGAGACAGAAGAAGTTAACACTGAGGAATCAGGCTAAAGAAAATGGACTAGAGGGTAACGCAGTGGAAAATGGACACGCCAACATCAGCATTGGCAAAAACAAAGAAGACGCGGACAATGAGAGCACTATTTAA